A window from Petrotoga sp. 9PW.55.5.1 encodes these proteins:
- the htpG gene encoding molecular chaperone HtpG: MPEVKEFQAETKELLNLMVNSIYTHKDIFLRELISNASDALDKIRFLSLKDPTILQNDSELQIRIEIDKDNGTLIVQDNGVGMSYEEVVENLGTIAKSGTKNFLKQLKEAESENAVINLIGQFGVGFYSVFMVSDKVTVETKKWNEENGVKWESDGSGTYSIQKCEKGKRGTKIILKLKETLEEDENYLDQYKIQELVKKYSNYVKYPIKMKWEEEVEKGKIKVTDKTLNSMVPLWNKGKEEITQKEYNEFYKENFYDWNDPFDIIHFKAEGTTVQFTALLYIPSRMPLTFFSKDHKKGLNLYSKNVFIMENCEELLPDYFGFVKGLVDSPDFSLNISREILQKNNQLKIIRKNIERKIIDTLKSRLENEKEKYEEFWKEFGKVIKAGLYQNIQDKEKIQDLLLFESSLSEDHMTTLKEYLSRMKENQERYIFYAVGRNRKAIENLPQMESFKEKGYEVLYLTDEIDEFLIKLLHDYQGKEFKPISSSEIKIDNTLKEKEEESKDLLIKIKEHLKDKVKDVRLTDKLKDSPVCIVSANEAVSLNMEKTLKNLEQLPFEAEKILELNPNHQIFKILQEIYNKDPDSEELREYSEILYNQSLLLEGLEIEDKSELAKQITNLMLKANK, from the coding sequence ATGCCAGAAGTAAAAGAGTTTCAAGCTGAAACGAAAGAGCTGTTGAATTTAATGGTAAATTCTATCTATACTCACAAAGATATATTTTTAAGAGAGTTGATATCAAATGCCTCAGATGCTCTCGATAAGATAAGGTTTTTGTCCTTAAAAGACCCTACAATTTTGCAAAATGATTCAGAACTTCAAATAAGAATCGAAATTGACAAAGATAACGGAACTTTGATCGTACAAGATAATGGCGTTGGAATGTCTTATGAAGAAGTAGTTGAAAATTTAGGAACTATAGCAAAATCCGGAACCAAAAACTTTCTAAAACAATTGAAAGAAGCAGAATCAGAAAATGCTGTTATAAATTTGATAGGTCAATTCGGTGTGGGTTTTTATTCAGTCTTCATGGTTTCAGATAAAGTAACGGTGGAAACAAAAAAGTGGAATGAAGAAAATGGAGTAAAATGGGAATCAGATGGAAGTGGCACCTACTCAATCCAAAAGTGTGAAAAAGGGAAAAGAGGCACAAAAATCATTTTAAAATTAAAAGAAACCTTGGAAGAAGATGAAAACTATTTGGACCAATACAAGATTCAAGAACTAGTGAAAAAGTATTCTAATTATGTAAAGTATCCTATAAAAATGAAATGGGAAGAAGAAGTTGAAAAAGGCAAGATTAAGGTAACAGATAAAACATTAAATTCAATGGTTCCTTTATGGAACAAAGGCAAAGAAGAAATCACCCAAAAGGAATACAATGAATTTTACAAAGAAAATTTCTACGATTGGAACGATCCATTTGATATAATACATTTCAAAGCCGAAGGAACTACCGTACAATTTACTGCGCTTTTATATATTCCATCAAGGATGCCTTTAACTTTTTTCAGTAAAGATCATAAAAAGGGCTTAAATCTTTATTCAAAAAATGTATTTATAATGGAAAATTGTGAAGAATTACTTCCAGACTACTTTGGCTTTGTAAAAGGGCTGGTTGACTCTCCAGACTTTTCTTTGAACATTTCAAGAGAAATACTTCAAAAAAACAATCAGTTAAAAATTATAAGGAAAAATATAGAAAGAAAGATTATAGATACCTTAAAATCGAGACTTGAGAATGAAAAAGAAAAGTATGAAGAGTTCTGGAAAGAGTTTGGAAAAGTTATTAAAGCAGGACTATACCAAAATATTCAGGATAAAGAAAAAATTCAAGACTTATTACTCTTTGAAAGTTCTTTATCAGAAGACCATATGACTACGCTAAAAGAATATCTTTCAAGAATGAAGGAAAATCAAGAAAGATATATTTTCTATGCTGTAGGTAGAAATAGAAAAGCTATTGAAAATCTTCCTCAAATGGAATCATTCAAAGAAAAAGGTTACGAAGTGTTGTATTTAACTGATGAAATAGATGAATTTCTTATAAAATTATTGCATGATTATCAAGGCAAAGAATTTAAACCCATAAGTAGCTCAGAAATAAAAATAGACAACACACTTAAAGAGAAAGAAGAAGAAAGTAAGGACTTATTGATTAAAATAAAGGAACATTTAAAGGACAAAGTAAAAGATGTTAGATTAACAGACAAATTAAAAGATTCTCCCGTATGCATAGTAAGTGCGAATGAAGCGGTTTCTTTGAACATGGAAAAAACTTTAAAAAATTTAGAACAGTTACCATTTGAAGCTGAAAAAATATTAGAGTTAAATCCAAACCATCAAATCTTCAAAATTTTGCAAGAAATATACAATAAAGACCCTGATTCTGAAGAATTAAGAGAATATTCAGA